From Candidatus Pedobacter colombiensis, one genomic window encodes:
- a CDS encoding galactose mutarotase has product MNRNFNSICLIFISVWTLSSCSNANNHQSTGNDSLAVSTIHIPDANGFKGNVSGKEVELFVLKNKNGAEAAITNYGGRVVSLLVPDKHQVFKDVVLGYDSLTAYRKKGEPFFGALIGRYGNRIGKGKFTLDGKTYQLELNDGVNSLHGGFDGFFSQVWDAKKVNDQTLELSYLSKDGEAGYPGNLTVKVTYELTDDNALKISYNATTDKNTVINLTNHAYFNLNGAGDSTITDHLLSIDAEDYTPVDSTLIPTGKLEKVAGTPFDFNKPTLIGARINDQNEQLKFGKGYDHNFVLRKGNGLRKVATVISPKTGIVMDVLTEEPGLQFYSGNFLTGNDHDGKGQVSYPHRSAFCLETQHFPDSPNQHSFPTTELKPGQVYKTVTIYKFSVQK; this is encoded by the coding sequence ATGAACAGAAATTTCAATTCCATTTGTTTAATTTTTATTTCAGTATGGACGTTAAGCAGTTGCAGCAATGCGAACAATCATCAATCTACCGGAAATGACTCCCTGGCTGTTTCTACCATCCATATACCGGATGCAAACGGGTTTAAAGGAAATGTAAGTGGCAAGGAAGTTGAACTTTTTGTATTAAAAAATAAAAATGGTGCTGAAGCCGCTATTACCAATTATGGTGGACGAGTGGTATCCTTATTGGTGCCAGACAAACACCAGGTATTTAAAGATGTGGTTTTAGGTTATGATAGCCTGACCGCTTATAGGAAAAAAGGGGAACCGTTTTTCGGTGCTTTAATTGGCCGTTATGGAAATCGTATCGGGAAAGGAAAGTTTACTTTAGATGGCAAAACTTATCAATTGGAACTGAATGATGGAGTGAATAGCCTTCATGGTGGATTTGATGGTTTTTTTAGCCAGGTTTGGGATGCAAAAAAAGTGAATGACCAAACCCTTGAACTGTCTTATCTCTCTAAAGATGGCGAAGCGGGGTATCCGGGGAATTTAACGGTTAAGGTAACCTATGAATTAACCGATGATAATGCCCTTAAAATAAGCTACAATGCAACTACAGATAAAAATACAGTGATTAATTTGACCAACCATGCTTACTTTAATTTGAATGGAGCAGGAGATTCAACAATTACAGATCACTTGTTATCTATTGATGCAGAAGATTATACTCCGGTTGATTCGACTTTAATTCCTACTGGAAAACTAGAGAAAGTTGCAGGTACACCATTTGATTTTAACAAACCAACTTTAATTGGTGCAAGAATTAATGATCAGAACGAACAACTGAAATTTGGAAAAGGTTATGACCATAATTTTGTATTAAGAAAAGGTAATGGGTTACGTAAAGTGGCTACAGTTATCAGTCCTAAAACAGGTATTGTGATGGATGTTTTAACCGAAGAGCCTGGATTACAATTTTACAGTGGTAATTTCTTAACAGGGAATGATCATGATGGTAAAGGTCAGGTAAGTTATCCGCATCGTTCAGCTTTCTGTCTGGAGACCCAACATTTCCCGGATTCACCTAACCAACATTCGTTTCCAACTACAGAACTGAAACCTGGACAAGTCTATAAAACTGTAACGATTTATAAATTTAGCGTACAGAAATAA
- a CDS encoding NUDIX domain-containing protein, translated as MKKYTDQTRFLIAVDCIVFGFDGEHLKLLLIKRGFEPEKDKWSLMGGFVRPEESLDGAANRVLTQLTGLEGVYLEQIQAYGDPLRDPIERTLSVTYFALIDIHKYQTQISDQYHAEWFLLKDAPELIFDHSDMVETAKKKIRYKAALHPILFELLPKKFTIPQLQNLYEDVYNTHIDNRNFIRKLTATKLLIKLTEKDKSGSKKGAFYFKLDKKKYKANFQAFLNFIPNPDKLITV; from the coding sequence ATGAAAAAATATACTGATCAGACTCGTTTTTTAATTGCAGTTGATTGCATTGTTTTTGGATTTGATGGAGAGCATTTAAAACTACTCTTGATTAAACGTGGTTTTGAACCTGAAAAGGATAAATGGAGTTTGATGGGTGGTTTTGTTAGACCAGAGGAAAGTTTGGATGGTGCAGCCAATCGGGTACTTACTCAACTTACCGGACTTGAAGGTGTTTACCTGGAACAAATCCAAGCTTATGGAGATCCACTAAGAGATCCCATTGAAAGAACCTTATCGGTTACCTATTTTGCATTGATAGACATCCATAAATACCAAACACAGATTAGCGACCAGTATCATGCAGAGTGGTTTCTCTTAAAAGACGCACCTGAATTGATATTTGACCACAGCGACATGGTGGAAACGGCAAAAAAGAAAATAAGGTATAAAGCTGCCCTACACCCTATTCTTTTTGAACTTTTACCTAAAAAATTCACCATTCCACAACTTCAAAATTTGTATGAAGATGTATATAATACACATATAGACAACCGAAACTTTATCCGAAAATTAACGGCAACGAAGCTGCTGATCAAACTTACCGAAAAGGATAAGTCCGGTTCTAAAAAAGGTGCATTTTATTTCAAACTAGATAAGAAAAAGTACAAAGCAAACTTTCAGGCATTCCTCAACTTCATTCCTAATCCCGACAAACTAATAACTGTATAA
- a CDS encoding ribulokinase, with protein MSKDQYVIGVDYGSDSVRSVIINANNGAELASSVFYYPRWQKGLFCNPAKNQFRQHPLDYIEGLEQSIKDCIIKAGGSTIADSIKAIAVDTTGSSPVAVNQAGTPLALLPEFEQNPNAMFVLWKDHTSVKEAMQINKHAEKYEPNYLKYCGGIYSSEWFWAKLLHILRADEAVKDACYSWVEHCDWVPFLLTGGSDVSKIKRSRCAAGHKALWAEEFGGLPPNDFFTALDPLLDGFTERLYKDTFTSDVSAGNISKEWAERLGLNTNVVIGVGAFDAHMGAVGGQIEPYHLSKVMGTSTCDILVVPQSDIDGKLIKGICGQVNGSVIPGMSGLEAGQSAFGDVYAWFKEVLAWPIKSLLRNSALLDGHTAAALEKELLDQLIPELSKQAALLPKTDDDELAIDWLNGRRTPDANQELKGAIHNLDLGSDAPRLFRALVEATCFGAKNIVDRFNAEGIPVKGIIGIGGVAKKSPFVMQTMANVLNMPIRIHQFEHTCALGAAMFAAVAGGIYPNVEAAMVGMGSGFDNEYIPQAETTAYYEARFIKYKTLGAFIEESTKNEHHVLQQA; from the coding sequence ATGAGCAAAGATCAATACGTTATAGGGGTTGATTATGGATCGGATTCTGTGCGTTCAGTCATTATTAACGCAAACAATGGAGCAGAACTGGCTTCATCCGTTTTCTATTATCCCCGCTGGCAGAAAGGCTTATTCTGCAATCCGGCAAAAAATCAGTTCAGGCAACATCCCTTAGATTATATTGAAGGTCTTGAACAAAGCATAAAAGACTGTATAATTAAGGCTGGTGGTTCTACTATTGCTGATTCTATAAAAGCTATTGCAGTTGATACAACAGGTTCTTCGCCTGTAGCTGTAAACCAGGCAGGTACACCTCTTGCCCTCTTACCTGAATTTGAGCAAAATCCTAATGCGATGTTTGTGTTATGGAAGGACCATACTTCTGTTAAAGAGGCTATGCAAATCAACAAACATGCAGAGAAATATGAGCCCAATTACCTTAAATATTGCGGTGGCATTTACTCATCAGAATGGTTCTGGGCTAAATTGTTACATATTTTACGTGCCGATGAAGCCGTAAAGGACGCTTGCTATTCCTGGGTAGAGCATTGTGATTGGGTACCTTTTCTACTTACCGGAGGCAGTGACGTTTCGAAAATCAAAAGAAGTCGCTGTGCTGCCGGACACAAAGCACTTTGGGCAGAAGAATTTGGTGGTTTACCTCCAAATGATTTCTTTACTGCGCTTGACCCACTTCTTGATGGTTTTACAGAACGTTTGTATAAAGATACTTTCACTTCTGATGTATCCGCAGGAAACATCAGTAAAGAATGGGCCGAACGCTTGGGCTTAAATACAAATGTGGTGATTGGCGTTGGCGCTTTTGATGCACACATGGGTGCTGTGGGTGGACAAATTGAGCCTTATCATTTAAGTAAGGTAATGGGTACTTCTACCTGTGATATTTTAGTCGTACCGCAATCAGATATTGATGGTAAACTCATCAAGGGAATTTGTGGACAAGTGAATGGTTCTGTTATTCCAGGGATGTCGGGTCTTGAAGCCGGACAATCGGCTTTTGGTGACGTATATGCCTGGTTTAAAGAAGTGTTGGCCTGGCCAATTAAAAGTCTGTTAAGAAATTCGGCATTATTGGATGGTCATACTGCTGCAGCCCTTGAAAAAGAGCTTTTAGATCAGCTTATTCCAGAACTCAGCAAACAGGCTGCTTTATTACCAAAAACAGACGATGATGAACTGGCCATAGATTGGTTAAATGGAAGAAGAACTCCAGATGCTAATCAGGAATTAAAAGGAGCAATCCATAATCTTGATTTGGGTAGTGATGCTCCGCGTCTATTCAGAGCATTAGTGGAAGCAACCTGTTTTGGCGCTAAAAACATAGTTGATCGTTTTAACGCTGAGGGTATTCCGGTAAAAGGTATTATTGGTATTGGAGGTGTAGCTAAAAAATCGCCATTTGTGATGCAAACTATGGCAAATGTACTGAATATGCCAATTCGTATCCATCAATTTGAACATACTTGTGCTTTAGGTGCAGCCATGTTTGCAGCTGTTGCAGGAGGCATTTATCCTAATGTTGAAGCGGCCATGGTAGGTATGGGTAGTGGTTTCGATAACGAATATATACCTCAAGCTGAAACAACTGCTTATTATGAGGCTCGCTTTATAAAGTATAAAACGCTTGGCGCTTTTATCGAAGAAAGTACTAAAAATGAACACCATGTTTTACAACAGGCATAA
- a CDS encoding L-ribulose-5-phosphate 4-epimerase, protein MNNYQEIKEKAYLANMQLPKLGLVLFTFGNASAADRAAGVFAIKPSGVPYEELSPEKMVIVDFDGNTVEGTLRPSSDTKTHAVLYKHWEDVGGIVHTHSTYGTAWAQSQRAIPIYGTTHADHLTVDIPCAPPMHDDRISGNYEYETGFQIMNHLKEAGLSYKEVEMILVGNHAPFTWAKTAEKAVYNSAVVEELARMAFLTEQIRRDVPKLKDSLIKKHYERKHGADSYYGQ, encoded by the coding sequence ATGAACAACTACCAGGAAATTAAAGAAAAGGCTTATCTGGCAAATATGCAACTCCCTAAATTAGGGTTGGTGCTTTTCACCTTTGGTAATGCCAGCGCTGCAGATAGAGCTGCTGGTGTATTTGCTATAAAACCAAGCGGCGTACCATATGAAGAACTTTCACCGGAGAAAATGGTGATCGTTGACTTCGATGGCAATACAGTTGAAGGTACACTTCGTCCTTCATCTGATACAAAAACACATGCGGTATTGTATAAGCATTGGGAAGATGTTGGGGGTATTGTACACACCCACTCTACCTATGGAACCGCATGGGCGCAATCTCAAAGGGCAATACCTATTTATGGTACCACACATGCTGATCATCTTACGGTCGACATCCCCTGTGCCCCTCCTATGCATGATGATAGGATATCCGGGAACTATGAATATGAAACCGGATTCCAGATCATGAACCACCTAAAAGAGGCTGGCTTAAGCTACAAAGAGGTAGAAATGATCCTTGTTGGCAATCATGCTCCTTTTACCTGGGCAAAAACTGCCGAAAAAGCGGTATACAACAGTGCGGTAGTAGAAGAGCTGGCAAGAATGGCCTTCCTCACAGAACAAATACGTAGAGACGTACCTAAATTAAAAGACTCATTAATTAAAAAGCACTATGAAAGAAAACATGGCGCTGATTCTTATTACGGACAATAA